The Alnus glutinosa chromosome 8, dhAlnGlut1.1, whole genome shotgun sequence DNA segment gtttttgcttttctttccacatttgttttgaaaaaaagaaaaagaaaaaaaaagaagccgtattgtttttttgcttttctctccacatttgttttgaaaaaaagaaaaagaagaaaacaaattaaataaaagaagagacaTAAGTCgtattttttcttgcttttctttccacaattgttttaaaaaaagaaaaagaaaaaagaagaaaacaaaatagaagagGTCGAGATCGAGTTaagatggatatatatatatacatataagccatatattttgtttttgctttcctttcctttcctttcctttgctTTCCTTTCCACATTTGTTTTCGTGATTTCATCGTACAAGCATGTTTATGGTCTCGATCTGTCAAACTAAAGGCTGTCTTGAGACGTAGTCGGCAGCCTgatgacaaaaaaacaaacaataaatagTAAGAAAAGCGTGGCTGAGAAGTGAGGAGGGCAAACGACAAAATAATATTAGTAAGAAAATTAGTGGCCGAGAAGTGACGACTATGGCATCTTATCATATCATTGAGCAAAACATTGAAGCTGAGGAAGCCAACATAATCTATTCAATGATGTCCACGTGATCTGATGTCCCAAAAGAAGAGCATTTACAAAAGACCAACGGTCATCAGCAATTCAGTTGTCGTTTTTTGCTTCTACCTTGTCCCCCGCCCATTCGTCTTTTTTCAACTTTTCCAAACCTTTCaacttttcttttggtttttagcAGATCGATTTTACAACAACACGATCgactatctatatatatatatatatatatatatatatatatatatattagttcaTAATATATAAACCaaattttaatatcattaattatttCCCAGAAGTTTGCATGCAGTGTTATATAGCTAGGTTGCTGCAAGCAATTGCAGTATGGATCCCAGCATTTTCTAGCtatctgctatatatatataattaattagtctTTAGCATAGAATTAGCTGTTCCTTAATTTACTTGGataaaagttattattttctgCTTAATTATATAAATGAACCCCGACTATTTTAATGGCAAGTCCTTAATTTTATAGTATAAACAGTTTGAAGCAGTGGCGGAACTAGAATTTTTGTTCAGAAgggtcaagaattttttttaaattgtgtttgtgaaaaattatgtttaatttgtTGACAATGCCCATTTTGTAGATATGTTCTTTGAATTTGATTTATATCATTATGATGATAATCATAagctttttttcttaaacaagGAACTACTGACAAATTTACTGAATTTACATCAATACGTGCtcctttagaatttgattggagTTCAATATAATCATTGCTCTCCATAATATTAGGTAACTACAATTAtgtattttatacaattaaaatatgaaacaaaaattatatatattcataaataattaaataaaaacaattataaaaaagaaaagaaaaaaaaaggagcaatctaaatataaaaaatattaatttaaaagaattattcaaatacaaaaaattaatcaCTACAAAAGTTTATTACATACCTAATTGCTGAAACTTTTTAAGAAGAAATTGTGCCTTATGAGTTTTATTGAACCATTCAATTTTATAGTGCCTTATAACTTTGCAAATGAAACTATCAGTCTATCAGAGTTTGgaagaagacaaaaaacaaTATGAGAGTTTAGACGTGTCTTGTTAatattggctttttttttttttttttttttttttttttttttttatcgtaaGTTGTGCGCCCACTATAAGTTTGGGTTTTCAAGAGTGGAGCTTAATTGCTTAAACCCTCGTTTCATATTGCAAAGTGCTTAGTTAAACGGTACGTTTtgaagacaaaacaaaacacccTCTTCGCCTTCAACCTTCAACTGTTCTTTAACAACGTCTGTAATTTTCTTTGACCTAACTACTAAAACGCGAGCTAAacttgacagaaaaaaaaaaaaaaaaaatcacagtaGAGGATAAAGGGTGGGCAAATTTGCCCCTTGATAAATTTCTCAGGGTAAGCAACTTAGGCATAGAGAGACGAAATTTTACCAAAAGTATAGAGTTTTTAGGATGCGAAGAGGGGGCATTTGACCCTCTCGACCCCCCTTCTtcgaagaaagaaaaaaaaaaatatagattgAAAGATCCAATGAgtgcatgtatatataatttattaaaagaaaaaaagcatttaCTTCAACAAgctaaaatcaaatcaaaaccatctgtataaaaaattaaaaaaaaaaatcaaatcaaaaccagtagatttggttgaactttttaatttttgaatgtaGGGGTTGAAATGATCCACATCCTCTTTTTGTAAAGCagactaattaattataattttatctaaAAGTCTAAGTACACTTTCTAAATGATCATTAAAAATGTTTGATAATTGCATGATTCAGACCTCACATCACATATATAgcaacaaaattcaaatttggattgCAATCAATCTTGTCAAGTGTTatacgacaaaaaaaaaaaggtgctatTTATTACCATAGTCCACGTGGATTGCAAGTGATTTGTGCCACGTAATGAAAAGACAAAGGATTTTCTTCATTTAAAGTGGTCGAGGAAGAACAGTTATTTTATTTCACGACCGAGATTTAATATTTCCTTATCGGGATTTAATATTGGTGGATGCAATGATAGTGTTAATTAAGTGGATTAATAGCATGTTGATTTGAACTTTCACACCCATCCACAAGCGATCAAGTACGTGGACAAACAAGAACAATACATTCAGCCTAAACGTGTTAACCAAAACCGAAGGCTTTGATGAGGGGTCCTCTCCTCAGACAGACTCCACGTACACCTCATCCACATCCAATTAATGATTTAATGCTTCAAATTCGATTGGATATAAAAAGAAGCACAAGTGATCACATCTAATAATTCGGTTGACAGTTATAAGGTAATTATTAAATGTCAGAAGTTAATTTCAAccatgcaaatttttcaaacaaCTCTATATTTTTCGACCGACTAGCTTCATGGTGATGGCATATATAGATGGATGACTTAGTActagtaaatatatatacatgcatatgtatTTGCTTCAAAGTATCATCCTTCACAAGAGAAACCTTGAGAGCCCTACTTTGTCTCCGGTAGCCTCAACATCCTTTCGGACTTGCTGTTGATACTCTCTGAAACTGAACTGTTTGTACACAGCCGCCGGCACCGGAGCCAGAGAGGGCTTGTTACAGCTGCTCTCTATCACCGCGTCATTGGAGGGGCAGTAGAAATATGCGACAGAAAACCTTTCAACTTCTTGAGTGGAAACCACCCGGTGTTTGATGCTCTTGAAGCCATTATTGCTAAATGCCTGCGTCATGAGAGGAAAATTGGCAAGCGAATATGCTCGgaacatggatttttttttttttccatgtaaAAACAAGGTATGTACCTTTCTTAATTGTCACATCAGCTGTCCATTTTCATTCGTCTTTCTAGCTTTTATCTAttggtttaatttaatttcctCCCATGATTATTTGCCCTTAGATGATCTTTCTTTTACCgtaatttaccaaaaaaaatatgggaaaagagagaaaaagatgaGTATGTTTCTACAATGCAGAATACAACTAGCttcaagtgtatatatatatatatttatatatataagattatacATTAATTACCTGAAATAAGTCACCAATATTGATAACTAAAGCATGTGGATTAGGCTTAACATGAAACCATTTTCCATCTTTCATCAATTGCAATCCTCCGACCTGGTCTTGATACAAAAGTGTAAGGAAACTGCTATCGGTGTGAGGCATGAAGCCAAAGGCCTTGGAGGGAAATGGACAGGGAGGATATCTGTTCATTCGGAGATAGCTGGTGTTTGGCGGGCAGTTCTCTTGGAAATAAGTAGATTTGATGTCTAAAATCTGGGATAGAATTTCCGCTAAGCTTTTAGCCAGAGAGGCAGCTACTGTCACAAATGCTTCAATGGTCGAtctgaagaaagaaaatatatatttatatatatagtgagaaaaggaagaacaacTTAGATATAAGATTTgcaggcaattttttttttttttttttttttttttttttttttaatttttttatttgtgaaTATATGATCGtaatattgaagaaataaacTCTACTCTTGCCTGGCTAGTTGGCCCAAAAAATGGGAAATGGAACCTTAATTATTACTTCATACAAAACTGTCGTGCTGTCATGGGACCCTACAACCTTTGTTTCTTTATGTCAGCTCTTGCAGTCTATTATGGAGTCTAGGAGTAGTTTGTGCGGCATAAAATTCTCATAGAAGTAAtgccattttatatatatttccagtaattaatttataatttgtcCAAAATTTCTTTTTGCTGATATGTATATCAATcttttatgaatttatttattaattaggtGTATATATGTAACTCCATAATAAAGAATAACTAAGGTGTAAAAGCATTATTAATGTTGATAAAGAAGACATAAGTACTGAATGATATTGGTAAGGGcatttatgttaatttttgaaactCTCTAAGTAGGGTAAGGTGTGACTTTTTCgaactaaaataaattaatcctCTCCGGTTGAAAGCAATCGGAGATAATCATACTCCAACTTTTCCATAATATTTATGGTATCGGAATATGAAAGCccatttctctataaatacccaCAATTCCCTTTTTCATCTATTCTGACTAGTGGGCATGCCACTCATGacaaaacataaatatttcttaaaaccctcttaaataagaaaaatttctatTTAACTGCTAAATATAAGAGCTGAAACtaggaaaaattatatatgggaAAACTTAACTTAACCCCATCTCCCAAAGTATCACGGTTTTTGCAATCGTAACTTTGAAGTATCAAAATTTACAATGTCGGTATATATTAATCTATGTTTTAGCCCATTTTAATTTCACTCCTATTGTTAGAGTATATGGTTAAATTAATCAAATGACAAACAGGTCAAATGTCTCTTATACCCCtgtaaaatttatgaaaatacaaatttacccttaattaaaaaatcagaaattaaaaacaaaaacaaaacacaaacaaaaacaaaaaacaaaactagtctATCCATTGCGCGCTAGGGTGGGAGGCAAATTTTGACCCTAAAAGGAGATTTAGCCTAAACCCTCAAATAGCGATGGTAAAAATCTCTTGGCCAGGAAAGAGTTTGTGGATGAGAGATGATGGCTCACATAATTGTTTTTGTATTAGTAGGCAAGGAGAGTAGTAAGGGGGGAGTTGTACCGAAGTCAGTGAGGGGTTTGTTGGAAGAGTAGTACTTGACTGGTGTGTTTCCTGAAGATTTACCGAAGGGGTTACTACCATTGAGAGACATACAACGCACATCATAAGGAGCATAATGACCCGCGTTACTGCATGAGTCCTTATAAGGAGCATAATGAACCGAGGCATCAGGTGTAGGGCTTGCTATCTAAAGGTCATATGATCAGAGACACATGAACTAATGAAAATTCTAAGGATAAATATCTTGCTACATGATCAACCCAAGCACATGCCAAAATCCTCTCATGAACACCACATTTCAAcatctttaattttcatttcGGCTCCTTATTTGAGAATTTTTATCACCATCCATATGAGTCACCTTCAAGTGTAGCTGAGAAGAGTGAGTCTGATCCTTTCaagcatctctttctctcttcttgacACACACCTACTGATCAAGAGAATTGGCAGATGAGATATGATTCATTGCCAACTTTTCACACAGTTAAAAACACAACTATCCTATGTAACAGGGAATCATAGAatagttgtgattttttttttttttcaaagagccTATGATTTTCTACTACATAGGATAGTTGTGTTTTTAATTGTGTGAAAAGTTGGTAAGGAATCATATCTCTTGGTAGATATTAAGTATTTAGATATTGAATTAATGGCGTTGGAATATCTTGAGAGGGAAAATCAGCACAAGAATG contains these protein-coding regions:
- the LOC133875660 gene encoding gibberellin 2-beta-dioxygenase 8-like — translated: MDHIEPPFRETYKTLLHKSDGEEDEDENILMVEECDLPLIDLSQLNVERDKCIKQIAQAAREWGFFQVVNHGVSQEVLHILQDEQKKVFHLPFQKKIEDNFLNLSANSYRWGNSKATYLRQVPWSEALHLSLTDISRMDECKRLRSTIEAFVTVAASLAKSLAEILSQILDIKSTYFQENCPPNTSYLRMNRYPPCPFPSKAFGFMPHTDSSFLTLLYQDQVGGLQLMKDGKWFHVKPNPHALVINIGDLFQAFSNNGFKSIKHRVVSTQEVERFSVAYFYCPSNDAVIESSCNKPSLAPVPAAVYKQFSFREYQQQVRKDVEATGDKVGLSRFLL